A genomic window from Bdellovibrio sp. SKB1291214 includes:
- the queF gene encoding preQ(1) synthase has product MKKTGRDAKELKNFALGEAQTTYSQTYSPEVLEAFDNKNPGKIAWTTFICTEFTSLCPKTGQPDFAKVFINYIADKKMVESKSLKLYLFSFRNHGDFHEDCIQTICDDLVKLMKPKYIEVVGEFTPRGGIAIFPYASYACKDRFYQDLWKKRLSEFAPGKYGMELSKLY; this is encoded by the coding sequence ATGAAAAAGACTGGCAGAGACGCAAAAGAACTGAAAAATTTCGCCCTAGGCGAAGCACAAACAACTTATTCTCAAACATATTCTCCTGAAGTATTGGAAGCTTTTGATAATAAGAATCCGGGTAAAATTGCTTGGACGACTTTTATCTGCACAGAGTTCACTTCACTTTGTCCAAAAACAGGTCAGCCAGATTTTGCTAAAGTATTTATCAACTACATCGCTGATAAAAAAATGGTCGAATCAAAATCTTTGAAATTATATTTGTTCAGTTTCCGTAATCACGGAGATTTTCATGAAGATTGTATTCAGACAATTTGCGACGACTTAGTAAAACTAATGAAACCTAAGTATATCGAAGTTGTGGGTGAGTTTACTCCACGCGGAGGTATTGCGATCTTCCCTTATGCGAGCTACGCTTGTAAGGACAGGTTCTATCAAGACTTGTGGAAAAAACGTCTGAGTGAGTTCGCTCCAGGCAAGTACGGCATGGAGTTGAGCAAGCTCTACTAA